In Candidatus Krumholzibacteriia bacterium, the sequence GTGGGCGGCGCGGTGCCCGGGGCGCCCAACGCCGTCGTCCTGGTGCGCGTCACCGAGGCCGCCAGTGCAGGAGGGGCCCCATGACCACGGCACAAGGGTATTCCGCTGCCGGGGAGGAAACGGAAAAGGTGCCCTTGCCGGAGGCGCTCTTCGCCGCCGAAGTGCACACCCACGTCCTCTACGAAGCGGTGAAGTCCTACCTGGGCAACCAGAGGCAAGGGACGCACAAGACCAAGAACCGCCACGAGGTCTCGGGGCAGAAGTCGAAGCTCTACCGCCAGAAGGGCACCGGCCGGGCCCGCGCCGGCTCGGCCACCTCGGGGACCCGCGTGGGCGGCGGCCGCATCTTCGGCCCGCGCCCGCGGGACTACCGCACGCAACCGCCGGCCAGGGTGCGGCGGATGGCGTTGTGCTCGGCGCTCTCGGATCGCGCCGCCGGCGCCCAGGTGCGCGTGGTGGACGATCTCAAGCTGGAGGCGCCGAGCACGAAGAGCGTGGCCAAGCTGCTCGCCGGCATGGGCCTCGCGGCCCAGCGGGTGCTGCTGGTGAGCTCCCGGGACGACAGCAACCTTTTCCTCTCCTGCCGCAACGTGCAGCGGTTGCAGCTGCAGCGGGCACAAGAGCTGAACGCCTACACGGTGCTGCGGGCCGAGACGCTGGTCATCGAGAAGTCGGCGCTGCAGACGCTGGAGGAGGTGTTCGGCCGATGAACGCCGAGCAGATCATCCTCGGTCCGGTGGTGACCGAACGCAACATGATGCTGCGAGACGAGCAGAACAAGTACGCCTTCCACGTGCACCCGCGCTCGACGAAGCCGGAGATCAAGAAAGCGGTGGAAGAGCTCTTCAACGTCAGCGTCGTCGCGGTGACCACGATGAACGGCATGGGCAAGATCAAGCGCATGGGCCGGCACGTCGGGCGGCGCTCGGCTTGGAAGAAGGCCATCGTGCGGGTGGCCCCGGGGCAGAAGATCGACATCTACGAGGCCGTGTAACGGCGGCGGCGCGGAGGAGAGCAGGATGCCACTGAAGAAGTTCAGACCGGTGACTCCGACTCTACGGTTCAAGACCGTGTCGGACTTCGCCGAGGTCACGCGCAGGGCCCCGGAGAAAACGCTCCTCGAGCCGTTGCAGAGCAGCGGTGGCCGCAACAACCTGGGACGCATCACCTCGCGGCACCGCGGCGGCGGCCACAAGCGCATGTACCGGCGGATCGACTTCAAGCGCGAGAAGGAAGGCGTCCCGGCGCGGGTGGTGTCCGTCGAGTACGACCCGAACCGCAGCGCCCGCATCGCCCTGCTGCACTACGCCGACGGCGAGAAGCGCTACATCATCGCCCCCGTCGGTCTCGAGGTGGGGCGCACGGTGATGAGCGGCACGGCGGCGGAGTTCGAGCCGGGGAACAGCATGCCCCTCGCCAAGATCCCGGTCGGCACCGTGGTGCACGCGGTGGAGCTGGTGGCCGGTAAGGGCGCCCAGCTGGCGCGCAGCGCCGGCACTTCGGCGCAGCTCATGGCCAAGGAAGGCGACTACGCCCAGCTGCGCCTGCCGAGCGGCGAGATGCGCAAGGTGCGCATCGAGTGCCGCGCCACCATCGGCCAGGTGGGCAACCTGGAGCACGAGAACATCTCCATCGGCAAGGCCGGGCGCTCGCGCTGGCTGGGCCGGCGGCCGCAGTCCCGCGGTGTGGCCATGAACCCCATCGATCACCCCATGGGAGGCGGCGAGGGCAAGACCTCCGGCGGCCGCCATCCGTGCAGCCCGTGGGGCTGGAAGACCAAGGGGTGGCGGACGCGGAAGAAGAAGACCTCGGACCGGTTGATCATCCGGCGGCGCTACCAGAAGTAGGAGCGAGGAACATGGCACGTTCGCTGAAGAAAGGGCCCTTCGCCGACGAGCATCTCGTGCGGCGGATCCAGCTGTTGAACGAGAGCAGCGAGAAGCGCGTGCTCAAGACCTGGTCGCGCCGCTCCACGATCCTTCCCGAGTTCGTGGGTCATACGCTGGCGGTGCACACGGGCAACCGTTTCATCCCGGTGTACATCACCGAGAACATGGTGGGGCACAAAGTCGGCGAGTTCGCGCCGACCCGCACCTTCCGGGCGCACACGAGCAAGACGCGGGCCCAGATGGCCGGCGGCAAGAAGTAACGGAGAAGGCGATGGAGGCGAGAGCCAGTCTGCGCTACTCGGGGATCCCGGCCAACAAGATGCGGGCGGTCGCCGATCTGGTGCGCGGCAAGGATGTGGACGTGGCGCTGCACACCCTGCAGTTCGTCACCCGGGCGGCGGCGCTGCCCATGCGCAAGCTCATCGAGTCGGCGGCGGCCAATGCCAAGGAGAAGGCCGCGGCGGTGGACCGCCGCTTCGAAGCGGACCGACTGTTCGTAAAGAGCGTCATCGTGGACGAGGGCCCGACGATGAAGCGCTTCCGGCCCCGCGCCCAGGGACGGGCCTACCGCATCCGCAAGCGTTCGTGCCATGTGCTCCTGGTCCTGGAGGAGCACGAGGGGAAGGTGGCGGCCAAGCCGCCGGTGGGGAAGACGAAGGCCGCAGCAGCGGCCCCGGTGCCGGAAGAAAAAGACAAGAAGAAGAAGACGAGCCGCGCTCCGCTCCTGCGGCGCGGGCGAGCCAAGAGCGCCGCGGCGGCGAAGTAAGGAGGTCCCCGTTGGGGCAGAAGACTCATCCAGTCGGTTTTCGGCTCGGCGTGATCCGCACCTGGGGGTCCCGGTGGTTCGCCCGCAAGGAATACGCCGACTGGCTCCTGGAGGACCAGAAGACGCGCCGTTACATCCGCACCCGCTTGCGCAAGGCCGGCATCGCCGCCATAGAGATCGAGCGCGCCCCGAAGAAGGTGTCGATCAACATCCATGCGGCGCGCCCGGGCATGGTCATCGGCCGCAAGGGCAGCGAGGTGGACAAGCTGCGCGACGAGTTGCGCAAGCTGACGGGCAAGGACATCTATCTCAACATCATCGAGGTGAAGAAGCCGGAGAAGAACGCGCAGCTGGTGGCGGAGCACATCGCCCTGCAGCTGGAGCAACGCGTCTCCTTCCGCCGGGCGATGAAGAAGACCATCTCGTCGGCGATGCGCATGGGCGTGCTGGGCATCAAGGTGGTGTGCTCGGGCCGCCTGGGTGGCGCCGAGATGTCCCGGGTGGAGAAGTACCACGAGGGCCGGGTGCCGCTGCACACCCTGCGTGCGGACATCGACTACGCCACCGCCACGGCGCGCACCACCTTCGGCGCGATCGGCGTCAAGGTCTGGGTCTACAACGGCGAAGTCTTCCCGCGGGACTTCAAGCGCCAGCTGGCCGGAGACCGAGGAGACGAGGTGACGGCCGATGCTGGCGCCTAAGCGCACCAAGCACCGCAAGATGATGAAGGGCCGGCGGCACGGCCTGGCGTACCGCGGCTCCAGCCTCGCCTTCGGCGAGTTCGGCTTGCAGACCCTCGACCCCGCCTGGATCGACACCCGGCAGATCGAGGCCGCCCGCATCGCCATCACCCGGCACATCAAGCGCGGCGGCAAGCTGTGGATCCGCATCTTCCCGGACAAGCCGCTGTCGAAGAAGCCCGCCGAGACCCGCATGGGCAAGGGCAAGGGCAACCCGGAGTTCTGGGTCGCGGTGGTGAAGCCCGGGCGCATCCTCTTCGAGCTCGAAGGGGTGACGCCGGAGATCGCCCGCCAGGCCTTCCGCCTGGCCGGGAGCAAGCTGCCGGTGCGCACCAAGTTCCTCCAGGCCGAGGGGAGGCACGCGGCGTGAAGACCAAGGAAGTGCAGGAGCTGCGCGACATCCCGGCGGCGGACCTGCAGCTCAAGCACGAGGAGCTGGTGACGCAGTACTTCCGGCTGCGCATCAAGCACAGCCTGGGGCAGCTCGAGGATCCCATGGTTCTCCGCCGCACCCGGCGGGACGTCGCCCGTGCCAAGACGCTGCTCGCCGAGCGCGGCATCGCCGCCACGATCCGGCGCCGGCATCGCACCGCCGCCAAGGCGGCGAAGGGATCGAAGGACAAGAAGGACGAGGGATAGCGCATGAACACACGGGGCCGCTTGCGCACTCGCGTCGGCGAGGTCGTGAGCAACAAGGCGCAGAAGACCGCCACGGTGCGGGTGGAACGCATGGTGAAGCATGCCACCTACGGGCGCACCGTACGCCGGAGCATCACGCTGCACGTACACGATCCGGAGAACCAGTGCCAGATGGGGGATCTGGTGCGGGTCGCCGAGACGCGGCCCTTGTCCAAGACCAAGCGCTGGCGCCTGATGGAGATCCTGCGCCGCGGTGGCGAGAAGCATGCCCTGCCCGCGCTGGAGGAAGGGGCATGATCCAGCAGGAGACGATGGTGATCGTCGCCGACAACTCGGGGGCGAAAAAGGCGCAATGCTTTCGGGTCCTCGGGGGCACGAAGCGCCGCTACGCCTACCTGGGCGACGTCGTCGTCTGCGCGGTGAAGCAAGCCATCCCGGGGGGCGCGGTCAAGAAGGGGCAAGTGGTCAAGGCGGTGGTGGTGCGTACGACGAAGGAGCAACGGCGCAAGGACGGCACCTACGTGCGCTTCGACGAGAACGCCGTCGTCCTCATCAACGACAAGCTGGAGCCGATCGGGACCCGCATCTTCGGGCCCGTGGCCCGCGAGCTGCGCGAGAAGCGCTTCATGAAGATCGTCTCCCTCGCGCCCGAGGTGGTGTGACATGCACGTGGCGAAGGACGACACGGTCGTCGTGCTCTCCGGCAAGTATCGCGGCAAGATGGGACGGGTGCTGCGGGTGCTGCCGGACAAGCTCAAGGTGATCGTGGAGCACGTCAACATGGTGAAGCGGCACACGAAGGCTGTCCCGGCCAAGGGCGTGAAGGGCGGCATCGTGGAGAAGGAGGGTCCCATCCACGCCAGCAACGTGATGGTGGTGGACCCAACCACGGGCAAGCCGACGCGGGTGGGACACAAAATCCTGGCCGACGGCAAGAAGGTGCGCATCTCCCGCCGCAGCGGCGAGATGATCGGCAAGGAGAGGTAGGTCATGGCGAAGGACCCGGCCGCCAAGGGCGAGAAGAAGAGCGGCAAGAGCGACGCGCCGCGGGGCGAGGGCAAGGGTAAGGGCGAGGGCAAAGGCGAGGGCAAGGGCAAGGCCAAGGGCGACAAGGGTGCCAGGCCCAAGAAGGCCGAGGGCGCCAAAGCCGCGGTCCAGGTCGGGCCGCCGACGCCGCCGCGGCTGCGCCAGTTCTACAAGGACAGCGTGGTGCCGGCGATGATGCAGCGCTTCAGCTACGGCAACCGCATGCAGGTGCCGCGGCTGGAGAAGATCGTGGTGAACATGGGCGTCGGCGAGGCGCTGAGCAACTCCAAGGTGCTCGACGCCGCGGTGGAGGACATGCGCAAGATCACCGGCCAGCAGCCACAAGTGACCCGGGCGCGGAAGTCGATTTCGAACTTCAAGCTCCGCGAGGGCGTGCCCATCGGTTGCCGGGTCACCTTGCGGGGGGCGCGCATGTACGAGTTCTTCGACCGCTTCGTCAACGTGGCGCTGCCGCGTATCCGCGACTTCCGCGGCGTGGCCAGCAAGAGCTTCGACGGGCGGGGCAACTACACCCTCGGGTTGAAGGAGCAGATCAACTTCCCCGAGATCGATTACGACAAGATCATGCAGCTCCAGGGGATGGACATCACCTTCGTCACCAACGCCCGGAGCGACGAGGAGTCGAAGGAGCTGCTCAGCCTGATGAACATGCCGTTCCGCAAGTAGGAACGGTCCGAGAGGAGTACGCGTGGCGAAGAAAGCACTGATCGCCAAGTCTCAGAGGAAGCCGCGGTTCAAGGTGCGGGGGTACAACCGCTGCCGGCGCTGCGGTCGCCCGCGCGGGTACCTCCGGGACTTCGGGATGTGCCGCATCTGTTTCCGGGAGCTCGCCTTGCGCGGCGAGATTCCCGGCGTGATCAAGGCGAGCTGGTAGCCGCCAGCGCCGGCGGCCGTTTGGCCCTGCGCGCCGTGACTTGAAGGAGATCACTGCCATGTCCATGACCGATCCGATCGCCGACATGCTGACGCGTATCCGCAACGCTGGGCGCGCCAAACACCGGCGAGTGGATGTGCCGGCATCGAAGATGAAGGCCTCGATCGCCAAGATCCTGGAGGAAGAGGGCTACATCCAGGGCACCCGCCTGCTCAAGGACGGGCCCCAGGGGACGCTCCGCATCTTCCTCAAGTACAACGACATGCGGGGTGAGAGCGCGATCCACGGCCTGCAGCGGTTGAGCATGCCGGGGCGGCGGGTGTACGTCTCGCGCGAGACCATGCCCCGCGTCCTCGGCGGCTACGGTGTTTGCATCGTCAGCACCTCGCAGGGCCTGATGACCGGGATCACGGCGCGCCAAAAGGGCATCGGCGGCGAGCTCGTGTGCCAGGTCTGGTAGGAGGAGAGCCATGTCGAGGATCGGACGCATGGTGATTGCGGTGCCCCAGGGCGTGCAGGTGGCGATGGAAGGCACCACTTTCGTCTCCAAGGGACCGAAGGGGCAGCATCGCCAGCCGGTGCATCCGGAGATGGCGGTGGAGATCGCCGGCAGCGAGGTCCGGGTGACGCGGCCCACCGAGCAGACGCGGCACCGGGCCCTGCACGGCCTGACCCGGACGCTCGTCGCCAACAGCGTGCGCGGCGTCTCCACCGGCTTCATCAAGAAGCTGGAGATCCGCGGCGTCGGCTACAAGGCCGAGGTGCAGGGGCGCAAGTTGATGCTGTCGGTGGGCTACTCGAACCCGGTGGAGTTCCCGCTCCCCGAGGGCATCGACGTCAAGGCGGAGGCGCCGACGCTGCTCGCGGTGAGCGGCGTGGACAAGCAGCAGGTGGGCCAGGTGGCGGCGGAGATCCGCGGCATCCGGCCTCCCGAGCCTTACAAGGGCAAGGGGATCCGGTACGAAGGCGAGCACGTGCGGCAGAAGGCCGGCAAGACGGCCGGAAAGTAGCGAGGAACGGACAATGAGCCAGCCCAAAGTGGAAGGACGGAAGCGGCGGCACGAACGGGTGCGCCGCCGCGTGCGTGGCACGGCAGCCCGCGCCCGTCTCGTGGTCTTCCGCAGCGAGCTCCACATCTACGCCCAGATCGTGGACGACGCGCAGGGGCGCACGGTGGCGTCGGCGTCGAGCCTGAAGCTCGGCGAGGTCGCCCGCGCCGAGGGCGAGAGCAAGAGCCTGGCGCAGGCGCGCGCCGTGGGCCAGCTGCTGGCGCAGCGCGCCAAGGAAAAGGGTGTCCAGGCGGTCATCTTCGACCGCGCCGGTTACCGCTATCACGGCCGCGTCGCGGCCCTGGCCGAGGGCGCCCGCAAGGGCGGCCTGCAGTTCTAGGGGGAACGCTTTGGCAAGACACGAACGGGAGCGCGAGAAGCGCGAGAAAGGCGACATCGTCGAGAAGGTGATCGCCATCCGCCGGGTCGCCAAGGTGGTCAAGGGCGGGCGGCGTTTCAGCTTCAACGCCCTGGTCGCGGTGGGCAACGGTTCGGGCCGGGTCGGCGTCGGCCTGGGCAAGGCCAACGAGATCGCCGATGCCATCCGCAAGGCGAGCGAGGCGGCGAAGCGCAGCCAGGTGGACATCCCCATGGTGGGCTCGACGATTCCCTATAAGATCCTCGGGCGCTACGGCGCCGGCCGGGTGCTGCTCAAGCCCAGCGCTCCCGGCACCGGCGTGATCGCCGGCGGTCCGGTGCGCGCCATTCTCGAAGCCGGCGGGGTACACGACATCCTCACCAAGGCGCTGGGGACGAGCAACCCGCACAACGTCACCAAGGCGACGATGAACGCACTCGGGCGGCTGGAGAGCGCCACCGACGTGGCGCGGCGCCGGGGCATCAGCGTGCAGCGCATGTTCGGCTTGCCGGAGCGCCCGGCGCGCCGGCCGAAGGGCGAAGGCGCGACCAAGGTCGAAGCCGGTGCCGCCGAGGTGAGTGGAGGCGAACCGGCATGAAGGTGCGCGTGACCCAGGTGCGCAGCCGCATCGGCACCAAGCCGGCGGCGAAGCGCACCCTCGATGCCCTCGGCTTGCGGCGCAACTACAGAAGCGTCGTGCTCGAGGACACTCCGCAGCTGCGCGGCATGGTGCGCCAGGTGGCGCATCTCGTGCGCGTCGAACCGGCGAAGGACAAGCCATGAAGCTGAACGAGATTCGTCCGAACCGCGGCGCCGTCCGCGACCGCAAGCGCGTCGGCCGGGGCACCGGCTCCGGCTGGGCCGGCACCGCCGGCAAAGGGCACAAAGGCGAGCAAGCCCGCGCCGGGCGCGCCAAGCGCAAGGCCTTCGAGGGCGGCCAGATGCCGATGGTGCGGCGGTTGCCCAAGTTCGGGTTCAAGAATCCCTTCCGGGTGGAGTACCAGGTGGTCAACGTGCGACTCCTGGAGCAGCGCTTCCAGGACGGCGACACGGTGGATGCGCCGACGCTGCTGGCCCACGGGCTCATGCAGAAGCCGCACCGGCCCATCAAGGTGCTCGGTGCCGGAGATCTGAGCAAGAAACTGGCAGTGCGCGTGGACGCCGTCAGCGCCAGCGCGCGGCAGAAGATCGAAGCCGCCGGCGGCAGCGTCGAGACGGTGACCGCACAGTAAAGGGAACCGGTCATGCTCCGGAAATTTGGCGACATGTTCGAGATCGCGGAGCTGCGGCAGCGGATCATCTTCACGGTCCTGCTGCTCATCGTCTACCGCATCGGGAGCCACATCACCACTCCCGGCGTGGACATCACCGTGCTCAAGGACTTCTTCGCCCGGGGCGGCGGTGGTGTCCTCGGTCTCTACGACTACTTCGTCGGCGGCAACCTGAGCAACGCCACCATCTTCGCCCTCGGCATCATGCCGAATATCAGTGCCTCGATCATCCTGCAGTTACTGCAGCCGGTGATCCCCTACCTGGAGCGGCTGTCCAAGGAGGGCGAGGAGGGCCGGCGCAAGATCAACCAGTACACTCGTTACCTGACCGTCGGGTTGGCGCTGTTCCAGGCCGTGGGCATCGGCCTCTTCCTGGAGCAGCTCGGCGTGGTGGCGCACCCGGGCTTCGGCTTCCGGCTGTTGACCATGATCACCATGACCGCGGGCACGATCTTCGTCATGTGGCTGGGGGAGCAGATCACCGAGCGGGGGATCGGCAACGGCATCTCGCTCATCATCTTCATCGGCATCATCGCGCGCTTCCCCGCCGAGATCATCAACACCGTGCGCTCGGTGTTCGTGGCCCAGACCCTCAACATCTTCGTGGGCGCCTTCCTGCTGGCGATGATGGTGGCGGTGACCGCCCTCACCATCCTCATCACCCAGGGGCAGCGGCGCATCCCGGTGCAGTACGCCCGGCGCATCGTGGGCCGGAAGATGTTCGGCGGCCGGCAGACGCACTTGCCGCTCCGGATCAACACCGCCGGCGTCATCCCCATCGTCTTCGCCCAGTCGATCATCGTGCTCCCTGGTTCGATGGCGGAGTTCATGCGCAACAACCAGTTCGCCCAGGATCTGGCCTTCGTCCTGCGCCCGGGGCACTGGGTGTACCTCACCCTGTACGTGGTGACGATCCTGTTTTTCACCTACTTCTATACCGCCATCGTCTTCAACCCGATGGACATCGCCGAGAACATGCGCAAGAACGGCGGCTTCATCCCGGGGATCCGGGCGGGTAAGTCCACCGCCGAGTTCATCGACCGGGTGCTGAGCCGGATCACCTTGCCCGGCGCCGTCTTCCTGGCCTTCATTGCGGTGCTGCCGGACATGCTGATCCGTCGCGCCGGCGTGCCGTTCTATTTCGGCGGTACGGGCCTCCTGATCGTGGTGGGCGTGGCGTTGGACACGCTGCAGCAGATCGAGTCGCATCTGCTGATGCGGCATTACGACGGCTTCCTGAAGAAGGGGCGGCTGCGCGGCCGCAGCGGCTTCTAGGGCAGGTGAGCCGTGCGCATCGTGCTCCTCGGAGCACCAGGTTCGGGGAAGGGCACGCAGGCGGCGTTGCTCAAGGAGATGTACGGGATCCCGCACATCTCGACGGGCGACATCCTGCGGCAGGAAGTGGCGGAGGGAACGGAGCTGGGGCGGAAGGCCGAGAGTTACATGGCGGATGGCGCGCTGGTGCCGGACGCGCTCATCCTGGAGATGATGGAAGCGCGGTTGCTCCAGCCCGACACCCGGCGCGGCTGGCTCCTGGACGGTTTCCCCCGCACGGTGGAGCAGGCGGAGGGGCTGGCGACGCTCACGGCCCGCATCGGCCAGAAGGTGGACGCCGGGGTGATCTTGCACGTGGACCCGGAGGTCGTGGTGCGGCGGCTCTCCGGGCGGCGGGTGTGCGACTCCTGCCAGGGCGTGACCAGCGTGCGCGAGGTGCAGGGAGGCGCCTGCCCGCTCTGCGGCGGCAAGCTGTCGCTGCGGCCGGACGACGAGCCCGAGGTGGTGCGCCGGCGCATCATCGTGTTCGACAAGCAGACGCGGCCGGTGTTCGAGTTCTTTCGCCGGCGCTACGACGTGATCGATGTGGACGCCTCGCGAACCATCGACGAAGTGACGGAGGCCCTGCGGCGTGCACTGGACCGATACGATCATCCTTAAGTCGCCGGCGGAGATCGAGCTGATGCGCAAGGCCGGCGCCATCGTGGCGGCGGCGCACGACCTGGCCGCACGTCTGGTGCGGAGCGGGGTGAGCACGCAGGAGCTGGACCTGGCCATCGAGGACCACATCTTGAGCCTGGGCGGGAGCCCTTCGTTCAAGGGGTACCTGGATTACCCGGCGTCGAGCTGCATCTCGGTGAACGAGGAAGTCGTGCACGGCATCCCGGGGCCGCGGCAGCTGCAGGAGGGCGACATCGTCGGCGTCGACATCGGCGCCATCTGGCAGGGCTATCATGGCGACGCGGCGCGCACCTTCGCCGTGGGCCAAGTGAGCGAGGAAGCGCGGCGCCTCATGCAAGTGACGCGGCAGGCGCTCTTGCTCGGGATCGAACAGGCGCGGGTCGGCAACCGGTTGTCCGATATCTCGCACGCCATCCAGACCCATGCCGAGACCGCGGGCTACTCGGTGGTGCGCAGTCTGGTGGGGCACGGCATCGGGCAGCAGCTGCACGAGAAGCCCCAGGTGCCGAACTACGGGCCGCCGGGACGGGGCCCTCGCCTGCGGGCGGGGATGGTGCTGGCGCTCGAGCCGATGCTGAACGTGGGGGCGCCGGAGGTCTACACCAAGACCGATCGGTGGACGATCGTGACCCTGGACGGCCAGCTGTCGGCGCACTACGAGCAGACGGTGGCGATCACCGACGACGGGCCGCTGGTGCTGACAGGCCCGCTGCACACTGGGTTGGATGGAGAGTCGTTTGCCTAAGCAAGAGGGTGTGACGGTCGAGGGTACGGTGGTGGAGGCTTTGCCGAACGCCATGTTCCGAGTGAAGCTCGATAACGAACACGTGGTCCTGGCGCACATTTCGGGGAAGATGCGCATGTACTTCATCAAGATCCTCCCTGGTGACAAGGTCACGGTCGAGCTGTCGCCCTACGACCTGAGTCGCGGTCGGATCACGTACCGCTACAAGTGAAGGCCCGCGGCAAGCCGCCGGCGGTGCCCGTGGAGGAGGAGGGTCGCCCATGAAGGTGCGAGCTTCGATCAAGAAACTGTGCGACAAGTGCAAGATCGTGCGCCGTGAGGGCGTCGTGCGCGTGATCTGCTCCAACCCGCGCCACAAGCAGCGCCAGGGCTGAGGGCGCTGCGCCCGTCCGGGCCGTGGCCCGGCGGTGTCCGAGAGGAGGACGGCTTTGCCTCGTATCGCAGGTGTGGATCTCCCGGCGGAGAAGCGCGTCATCGTGGCGCTGACCTACATCTATGGCATCGGCCGCAACACGTCGGAGCGCATCCTGAAGAAGACCGGGATCGCCGCAGACGTGCGCGCCAAGAACCTGAGCGACGCCGACACCGGCAAGCTCCGGCAAGTGATCGAGAACGAGTACAAGGTGGAGGGCGCGCTGCGCGGCGAGATCGCCATGAACACCAAGCGACTCATGGACATCGGCTGTTACCGGGGGCTGCGGCACCGGAAGGGCTTGCCCGTGCGCGGCCAGCGCACCCACACCAACGCCCGGACGCGCAAGGGGCCGAAGCGCCGGCCGGGCGCCAAGAAGAAGTGACGCGGAGGTCGCCCAGTGGCTGAAGTTACGAAGAAGAAGAGCAAACCGCGCAAGAAGGAAAAGAAGGCGCTGCCGGCACGTGGCGTGGCCCACGTGAAGTCGACCTTCAACAACACCATCGTCACCATCACGGACCCGACGGGGGCGGTGGTGGCGTGGGCGAGCTCGGGCAAGATGGGCTACAAGGGCTCGCGCAAGGGCACGCCCTTCGCGGCGCAGCTGGCCGCCGAGTCGGCGGCGCGGGAGGTCCTTGCCCAGGGCATGCGCAAGGTCGAGGTGTGGGTCAAGGGCCCCGGGTCGGGCCGCGAAGCCGCGATCCGCAGCCTGCAGGCGGCGGGGCTCGAGGTGAACGGCATCAAGGACGTCACGTTGACGCCGCACAACGGTTGCCGGCCGCCCAAGCGGCGCCGGGTGTAAGGTTGCCGGCCGCCCGCGCGGCGCCCGGTGTCATGGTTTCTCTGGAGGTTCTGTCCGCATGGCTCGGTACACGGATGCGGTCTGCAAGCTCTGTCGCAGGGAGGGCGTGAAGCTCTTCCTCAAGGGCGACCGCTGTTTCTCGGAGAAATGCGCCGTCGACCGGCGGGCGTACGCCCCGGGCGAGCACGGCGCGGAACGGCGCCGGCCGCGCAAGATGTCGGAGTACGGCACGCAGCTGCGGGAGAAGCAGAAGCTGCGCCGCGTCTACGGCGTCTTGGAACGCCAGTTCCGGCACTACTTCGACCGCGCCACGCGGATGGAGGGCGTCACCGGCGAGCGGCTGCTGCAGCTGCTCGAGCGCCGGCTGGACAACGTGGTCTACCGCATGGGGTTCGCCCCGTCGCGGCCGGCGGCGCGGCAGCTCATCCGGCACGGGCACATCCAGGTGGGGCCGCGGAAGGTCAACATCCCGAGCTTCCGGGTGCGGCCGGGCGACGTGGTCGCGGTGCGTGAGCGGAGCCGGCAGCTGAGCCTCGTGCACGAGGCGTTGAAGAGCGCCGAGATGCGGCCCAAGGTCTCGTACATCGACGTGGATCGTGGCAAGCTCACCGGCACGTTCCTGATGCTGCCGAGCCGGGCCGAGATCCCGGTGCCGGTGGAAGAACAGATGGTCGTGGAGCTCTACTCGAAGTAAGGAGAGCCCGTTCGTGCCCGCGCGGGGTGCGCGGGCGGAGTCGAGGCCCGCGGTGGGTCGGCTGCAGCGGGGATGGGCGCGGCAGCGCGGCGCCGGGGGCCGGAAACAGTGGGCCGTTGAGCCAGACGGCCGCACGTTCCCTGAGGAGTCGTCATGAAGTGGAAACCGGTTTTGATGCCCCGGAAGATCGAGCTCGAGGGTACGACGTCGAGCGCGACGCACGGCCGTTTCGTCATCGAGCCCCTGGAGCGCGGCTTCGGCACCACGCTGGGCAATGCGCTGCGGCGAACCCTGCTGTCGTTGCTGCAAGGCGCGGCGGTGACGGCGGTGAAGTTCGACGGCGTGTTGCACGAGATGAGCACGATCCCGGGCGTGGTCGAGGACGTCACCGACATCGTCCTCAACATCAAACAGCTCGTCATCCGCCACCTGGGGGACGAGCCCAAGTGGCTGCGCCTGGAGAAGGAAGGTCCCGGGGTGGTCACCGCGGCGGACATCCAGGCGGATCACGAGA encodes:
- the rplR gene encoding 50S ribosomal protein L18 codes for the protein MSQPKVEGRKRRHERVRRRVRGTAARARLVVFRSELHIYAQIVDDAQGRTVASASSLKLGEVARAEGESKSLAQARAVGQLLAQRAKEKGVQAVIFDRAGYRYHGRVAALAEGARKGGLQF
- the rpsH gene encoding 30S ribosomal protein S8, with protein sequence MSMTDPIADMLTRIRNAGRAKHRRVDVPASKMKASIAKILEEEGYIQGTRLLKDGPQGTLRIFLKYNDMRGESAIHGLQRLSMPGRRVYVSRETMPRVLGGYGVCIVSTSQGLMTGITARQKGIGGELVCQVW
- the rpmJ gene encoding 50S ribosomal protein L36 translates to MKVRASIKKLCDKCKIVRREGVVRVICSNPRHKQRQG
- the rplO gene encoding 50S ribosomal protein L15 is translated as MKLNEIRPNRGAVRDRKRVGRGTGSGWAGTAGKGHKGEQARAGRAKRKAFEGGQMPMVRRLPKFGFKNPFRVEYQVVNVRLLEQRFQDGDTVDAPTLLAHGLMQKPHRPIKVLGAGDLSKKLAVRVDAVSASARQKIEAAGGSVETVTAQ
- the rpmD gene encoding 50S ribosomal protein L30; this encodes MKVRVTQVRSRIGTKPAAKRTLDALGLRRNYRSVVLEDTPQLRGMVRQVAHLVRVEPAKDKP
- the rplF gene encoding 50S ribosomal protein L6; the protein is MSRIGRMVIAVPQGVQVAMEGTTFVSKGPKGQHRQPVHPEMAVEIAGSEVRVTRPTEQTRHRALHGLTRTLVANSVRGVSTGFIKKLEIRGVGYKAEVQGRKLMLSVGYSNPVEFPLPEGIDVKAEAPTLLAVSGVDKQQVGQVAAEIRGIRPPEPYKGKGIRYEGEHVRQKAGKTAGK
- a CDS encoding adenylate kinase, which translates into the protein MRIVLLGAPGSGKGTQAALLKEMYGIPHISTGDILRQEVAEGTELGRKAESYMADGALVPDALILEMMEARLLQPDTRRGWLLDGFPRTVEQAEGLATLTARIGQKVDAGVILHVDPEVVVRRLSGRRVCDSCQGVTSVREVQGGACPLCGGKLSLRPDDEPEVVRRRIIVFDKQTRPVFEFFRRRYDVIDVDASRTIDEVTEALRRALDRYDHP
- the map gene encoding type I methionyl aminopeptidase yields the protein MRKAGAIVAAAHDLAARLVRSGVSTQELDLAIEDHILSLGGSPSFKGYLDYPASSCISVNEEVVHGIPGPRQLQEGDIVGVDIGAIWQGYHGDAARTFAVGQVSEEARRLMQVTRQALLLGIEQARVGNRLSDISHAIQTHAETAGYSVVRSLVGHGIGQQLHEKPQVPNYGPPGRGPRLRAGMVLALEPMLNVGAPEVYTKTDRWTIVTLDGQLSAHYEQTVAITDDGPLVLTGPLHTGLDGESFA
- the infA gene encoding translation initiation factor IF-1, with amino-acid sequence MPKQEGVTVEGTVVEALPNAMFRVKLDNEHVVLAHISGKMRMYFIKILPGDKVTVELSPYDLSRGRITYRYK
- the secY gene encoding preprotein translocase subunit SecY → MLRKFGDMFEIAELRQRIIFTVLLLIVYRIGSHITTPGVDITVLKDFFARGGGGVLGLYDYFVGGNLSNATIFALGIMPNISASIILQLLQPVIPYLERLSKEGEEGRRKINQYTRYLTVGLALFQAVGIGLFLEQLGVVAHPGFGFRLLTMITMTAGTIFVMWLGEQITERGIGNGISLIIFIGIIARFPAEIINTVRSVFVAQTLNIFVGAFLLAMMVAVTALTILITQGQRRIPVQYARRIVGRKMFGGRQTHLPLRINTAGVIPIVFAQSIIVLPGSMAEFMRNNQFAQDLAFVLRPGHWVYLTLYVVTILFFTYFYTAIVFNPMDIAENMRKNGGFIPGIRAGKSTAEFIDRVLSRITLPGAVFLAFIAVLPDMLIRRAGVPFYFGGTGLLIVVGVALDTLQQIESHLLMRHYDGFLKKGRLRGRSGF